From one Lolium rigidum isolate FL_2022 chromosome 4, APGP_CSIRO_Lrig_0.1, whole genome shotgun sequence genomic stretch:
- the LOC124649050 gene encoding katanin p60 ATPase-containing subunit A1-like: MANPFARLQVHHKQARDYALDGAWSRGTSKTGTPSRRAKPNGSKSSSVVRSSTASRAGGRKRKSSSSKGDSASSDAEEGKSKKSRYDGPDGDLVASLETDVLDSTPGVRWDDVVGLSEAKRLLQEAVVLPLWIPEYFQGIRQPWKGVLMFGPPGTGKTLLAKAVATECRTTFFNVSSATLASKWPGEGERMVRCLFELARAHAPSTIFIDEIDSLCTSRGASGEHESSRRVKSELLVQIDGVNNSSTNEDGQPKNVMVLAATNFPWDIDEALRRRLKKRIYIPLPSFESRKSLININLRTVEVSSDVNIDEVAKRTEGYSDDDLTNVCRDASMNGMRRKIAGKTRDEIKNMSKDYLSKDPVTMCDFEEALAKVHKSVSPSDIEQHEKWMAKFGAA; this comes from the exons atgGCGAACCCGTTTGCCAGGCTGCAGGTCCACCACAAGCAAGCGCGGGACTACGCGCTCGATGGAGCTTGGTCACGGGGTACATCGAAGACTGGAACACCTAGCCGTCGTGCAAAGCCCAACGGGAGTAAATCAAGCTCTGTGGTGAGATCATCTACTGCTTctagagctggtgggaggaaaagAAAATCAAGTTCAAGCAAGGGTGATTCAGCG AGTAGCGACGCCGAAGAAGGCAAGTCCAAGAAGTCACGATATGATGGGCCAGATGGGGACTTAGTTGCCAGTCTTGAAACAGATGTTCTAGATTCGACCCCAGGAGTGAGATGGGATGATGTTGTAGGACTTAGTGAGGCCAAAAGACTCCTTCAGGAGGCCGTTGTGCTTCCTCTCTGGATTCCTGAATATTTTCAG GGTATTCGTCAACCTTGGAAAGGTGTTCTTATGTTTGGCCCACCAGGTACTGGAAAGACCCTTTTGGCAAAGGCAGTAGCTACAGAATGTCGCACAACATTCTTTAATGTTTCTTCTGCAACATTGGCTTCTAAATGGCCGGGGGAGGGTGAGCGCATGGTCCGTTGCTTATTTGAACTTGCAAGGGCCCACGCTCCAAGTACTATCTTCATTGATGAAATTGACTCCCTATGTACATCTCGTGG agcttCTGGTGAGCATGAATCATCGAGGAGGGTAAAGTCTGAACTTCTAGTGCAAATAGATGGTGTTAACAATAGCTCTACCAATGAAGATGGTCAGCCAAAAAATGTTATGGTTCTGGCAGCCACCAACTTTCCATGGGATATTGATGAAGCACTCAG GCGGAGGCTGAAAAAGCGTATTTACATTCCACTTCCAAGTTTTGAAAGCAGAAAGTCACTCATCAACATTAATCTTAGAACGGTTGAG GTATCTTCTGATGTTAACATCGATGAAGTTGCAAAGAGGACTGAAGGCTACAGTGACGATGACCTTACAAATGTTTGTCGTGATGCTTCGATGAATGGCATGAGGCGAAAGATTGCAGGCAAGACCCGTGACGAGATCAAGAACATGTCGAAGGACTATCTCTCGAAGGACCCAGTGACCATGTGCGACTTcgaagaggctttggccaaggtcCACAAGAGTGTTTCGCCCTCTGATATCGAGCAGCACGAGAAGTGGATGGCGAAGTTTGGAGCTGCCTAA